From Aspergillus fumigatus Af293 chromosome 5, whole genome shotgun sequence, a single genomic window includes:
- a CDS encoding DUF5572 domain-containing protein, with product MNTLPQTPTPRPDTMAGNTPSQGSQFVDTQGPEIDLFRKLNSYPFTTDVEFAKGLSIILGHPNSPATEAEIGCEDDLVLQAKCFYFSRKEQLSPPLDFKRYKTWLGSTPTAEPSPDAEIRDHDSQRASASETAVPPGGVHMNQQSPSIQEPAYPSSFARIVELITTGQQIPGIQQIPDTVLTGHDTPSEKPRRRKPWEVEDEFARGLESPVEN from the exons ATGAACACTCTTCCACAAACTCCGACCCCACGTCCAGACACAATGGCGGGAAACACCCCTAGTCAGGGAAGTCAATTCGTAGACACGCAAGGACCGGAAATTGATCTCTTCAGAAAGCTCAATTCCTATCCGTTCACTACAGATGTTGAATTTGCAAAAGGGCTCTCCATCATCCTCGGTCATCCCAACAGCCCGGCAACTGAAGCTGAGATCGGTTGCGAAGATGACCTAGTACTACAAGCAAAATGCTTCTATTTTTCGCG CAAAGAGCAGCTATCACCACCGCTCGATTTCAAGAGATACAAGACCTGGCTGGGCTCGACTCCGACGGCAGAGCCGTCACCTGACGCTGAAATTCGCGATCATGACTCTCAAAGAGCAAGCGCATCAGAGACCGCAGTACCGCCTGGCGGAGTTCATATGAATCAGCAATCGCCCTCGATTCAAGAGCCCGCTTACCCATCATCCTTCGCTCGGATTGTCGAACTCATAACGACTGGTCAGCAAATACCCGGCATTCAGCAAATACCTGACACAGTTTTGACGGGCCATGATACTCCAAGTGAGAAACCGAGGCGACGGAAACCTTGGGAAGTAGAGGACGAATTTGCACGAGGGTTAGAGTCACCGGTTGAGAATTGA
- a CDS encoding TFIIH/NER complex subunit SSL1, translating to MADSDEEYVGEVSDEENDVNGIRYARETVPASRPKRRRQRGGAEWEVSRTWETLVEGADGTISSTVEGLLEAGKRKRLLRDTTPLQRGIIRHLILILDLSQSMAEKDLRPTRYLLSLRYAQEFVREFFEQNPISQLGVLGLRDGLAIRVSDMSGNPTEHISAIQALRDHDPKGLPSLQNGLEMARGALFHTPSHGTREVFVIFGSILSSDPGDIHQTITTLINDKISVRIAGLAAQVAICRELCSRTNAGDDTTYGVALNEQHFRELMMDVTTPPVTYSQKKATSSLLMMGFPSRTVETCPSLCACHSEPSCGGYLCSRCNSKVCGLPAECPSCGLTLILSTHLARSYHHLFPLMNWIEVPWQRASRSLTCFACGIYFPTVPPKDQWQATESQAKGMSVSSRYECTVCKNHFCIDCDLFAHEIVHNCPGCQSGISGLAIADRPRGQTGTEEMDTST from the exons ATGGCTGATTCGGACGAAGAGTACGTTGGCGAAGTTTCTGACGAAGAGAACGATGTCAACGGTATCCGATATGCCCGGGAAACGGTGCCTGCATCCCGTCCTAAACGGAGAAGGCAGCGCGGGGGTGCTGAATGGGAGGTTTCGAGGACTTGGGAGACCTTGGTTGAGGGTGCTGATGGCACAATCAGCTCTACTGTTGAAGGACTTTTAGAAGctgggaaaaggaagag ACTTCTAAGAGATACAACTCCATTGCAACGTGGTATAATCCGACATCTCATCTTGATTTTGGATTTGTCCCAGTCTATGGCCGAGAAAGATCTAAGGCCGACGCGATACCTTCTTTCCCTGAGATATGCACAAGAATTCGTGCGGGAATTTTTTGAGCAGAATCCCATATCCCAGCTTGGTGTGCTTGGCTTGAGGGATGGTCTTGCAATCCGGGTCAGTGATATGAGTGGCAACCCTACGGAGCACATCAGTGCTATACAAGCTCTGAGGGATCATGACCCCAAGGGCCTTCCTAGCTTGCAGAACGGGCTTGAAATGGCGCGTGGTGCTTTATT TCATACTCCTAGTCATGGAACCCGAGAAGTATTTGTGATCTTCGGATCTATCCTTTCCTCTGATCCGGGCGATATACATCAGACGATCACCACGTTGATAAATGACAAGATCAGTGTCAGGATTGCTGGTTTGGCCGCTCAGGTGGCTATCTGTCGTGAACTCTGCTCTAGGACTAATGCAGGCGACGACACCACATATGGCGTGGCGCTCAACGAGCAACACTTCCGTGAATTAATGATGGATGTAACGACACCCCCTGTGACATATTCCCAAAAAAAAGCCACGAGCTCCCTTTTGATGATGGGGTTTCCGTCTCGTACTGTGGAGACGTGTCCCTCTCTGTGTGCGTGTCATTCTGAACCCTCTTGTGGAGGGTACTTATGTTCACGATGCAATAGCAAAGTCTGTGGGCTCCCTGCTGAATGCCCCTCTTGCGGTCTTACACTTATACTTTCAACACATCTTGCACGATCTTATCATCACCTGTTTCCGCTCATGAACTGGATTGAGGTTCCATGGCAACGTGCCTCACGGAGTTTGACATGCTTTGCCTGCGGCATATATTTCCCTACGGTACCTCCTAAAGATCAGTGGCAAGCTACGGAGTCCCAGGCAAAAGGGATGAGTGTCAGCAGTCGCTATGAGTGTACAGTCTGCAAAAATCACTTCTGTATTGATTGTGATCTCTTTGCTCATGAAATTGTGCACAATTGCCCAGGCTGCCAAAGCGGGATTAGTGGGCTAGCCATTGCTGACCGGCCTAGGGGTCAGACTGGCacagaggaaatggacaCCTCAACATAA
- a CDS encoding alpha/beta hydrolase family protein, translating into MKIFGAETASTHKYHPTITRRSCLATLTVICLYSGTTVCSGFLVGNDLPQLLLAQNLANISFSDEWQLLGPFHCGTREAIWGADPLEFYGGFHNLSFDANASFNSALAVNGSVKWKTARALSHNFAPGKTRTELHVSFPEIDWKFTQAVYGWSALQYQAWARGSLNTGHWAPQSVAIFTSGLLEIVIDGKRHFGGDFYNYGTVPIIIDLSTGDHAVELRLVRDVRASGAIGEPTIVVSLAAEIRNEPLSADNESLLLPDMCLGKLGTPWASINLHNNIADRITILAISSIGDCRHSLVMNEPLDLLGYQTRPLVFRIYLGDSSQKELSAEILYKIHRGNDEIVQSLPLRLRLTEKLVSQAQKLTYYYAGIVSYAILRPPPVTCAPAFPEGDGALPVIVGLHGAGVKADSVQVREMLDAAYGTCAWIISPSGVTPWSGDDWHTWGAGDVEAAVDAIARWIDSTGWDKVRVSQKEWIVVGHSNGGQGAWFLATHYPDNVIAAAPVSGYSSIEKYVPYNLWQDFEPLLSFVLSRSRSSYKHELLLSNVAGIPILQQHGSIDDNVPVFHSRLMHELLGQTQWRSQYDELQGQNHWFDGVLTTPSLLAFYNQSATFPRRPRLPLAFTITVPSSANIAKGGIYVDQLRSPDRNGVVQVIRDARSGIWYVNTTNIHRFHLSPRVLNFTMPSALVLDGRDCFEMGYIRPERMWFLRDSRGRWTVSEREDWRQLNERYGRQLGTVDAILRTKGPFNINICSAGLEHIAVQISRNFLQYFAADSQLSRQCGSLIYPDNNQNRVVDSGNVVTLALGNELPSSKLKLFPIRIQGQGLSLFQGCCWPRADTEASPQSSLNRECNEYEFPFERGMGALFLRPLENERLELVVWGADLSGLEQAARFVPTLTGVGQPDFLILGDSCRWQGHAGAYAAGFFDRSWQISSGSYIRIDASVNEQRLRNGA; encoded by the exons ATGAAAATTTTTGGCGCCGAAACCGCTAGTACTCATAAATACCACCCTACGATAACACGTCGAAGTTGTCTAGCCACCCTTACTGTTATATGTCTTTATTCTGGAACCACTGTATGCAGCGGTTTTCTCGTAGGGAATGATTTACCTCAGCTCCTACTTGCGCAAAATCTCGCAAACATCTCATTTTCAGATGAATGGCAGCTACTTGGCCCTTTCCACTGTGGTACCAGAG AGGCTATCTGGGGTGCCGATCCCTTGGAATTTTATGGTGGTTTTCATAACCTTTCTTTTGATGCAAATGCAAGCTTCAACAGCGCTCTAGCAGTCAATGGGAGCGTCAAATGGAAAACTGCCCGAGCTCTCTCACACAACTTTGCTCCAGGGAAAACTAGAACGGAGCTCCATGTGAGCTTTCCAGAAATAGACTGGAAGTTCACGCAAGCTGTCTATGGATGGTCTGCTCTACAATATCAGGCCTGGGCGCGCGGATCATTGAATACTGGCCATTGGGCCCCTCAGTCTGTGGCAATATTCACAAGCGGGCTCCTTGAGATTGTGATTGATGGCAAGCGGCATTTCGGAGGAGACTTTTATAACTATGGCACAGTACCCATCATTATTGATTTAAGTACAGGTGACCATGCGGTTGAACTGCGGCTTGTTCGCGATGTTCGAGCTTCGGGCGCGATAGGAGAGCCCACGATCGTAGTGTCGCTTGCCGCGGAAATCCGTAACGAACCTCTTAGTGCCGATAATGAAagtctgctgctgccagacatgtgccttggcaagctcggTACACCTTGGGCATCAATTAACCTACACAATAACATCGCGGATCGGATCACGATTCTTGCTATCAGCTCAATTGGT GACTGCCGGCATAGTCTAGTGATGAATGAGCCACTAGACTTGCTTGGATATCAAACACGGCCTCTCGTGTTTCGGATCTACCTTGGTGATTCGTCCCAAAAGGAATTATCCGCCGAGATATTGTATAAAATACACCGGGGGAATGATGAGATAGTGCAATCTTTACCACTCCGTTTGAGACTCACTGAAAAATTAGTATCACAGGCCCAGAAGCTTACATACTATTATGCAGGCATAGTCTCCTATGCCATCCTGCGCCCTCCACCGGTGACATGTGCACCTGCTTTTCCCGAGGGAGATGGCGCCTTGCCTGTCATTGTTGGCCTGCATGGTGCAGGTGTCAAGGCAGACAGTGTACAAGTCCGTGAGATGTTGGATGCCGCATATGGTACTTGCGCGTGGATAATATCTCCCAGCGGGGTTACCCCTTGGAGCGGCGACGATTGGC ATACCTGGGGTGCTGGAGACGTCGAAGCTGCTGTGGACGCAATTGCACGTTGGATTGACAGTACTGGCTGGGATAAGGTGCGCGTATCGCAAAAAGAATGGATAGTCGTCGGACATTCAAATGGAG GGCAAGGGGCGTGGTTTTTGGCCACCCATTATCCTGACAACGTAATCGCCGCGGCACCAGTGTCGGGCTACTCATCCATTGAGA AATATGTACCTTACAACCTGTGGCAGGATTTCGAGCCTCTGCTCTCATTCGTGCTCTCgaggtcaaggtcaagctATAAACACGAGTTGCTGCTAAGCAACGTTGCGGGTATCCCGATATTACAACAGCACGGCTCGATTGATGACAATGTCCCTGTGTTTCATTCGCGCTTGATGCATGAATTACTTGGACAGACCCAGTGGCGATCACAATATGATGAATTGCAAGGCCAGAATCACTGGTTCGATGGCGTATTGACCACCCCATCCCTTCTGGCATTCTACAATCAAAGTGCCACCTTCCCTCGTCGACCCAGGCTTCCTTTGGCATTCACCATCACTGTTCCGTCCTCGGCAAATATTGCAAAGGGTGGGATTTATGTCGATCAATTGCGATCCCCTGACAGAAACGGAGTAGTGCAGGTCATTAGAGATGCGCGTAGCGGTATCTGGTACGTAAATACGACCAACATACATCGCTTCCACCTTTCACCAAGGGTCTTAAATTTCACAATGCCCTCTGCGCTAGTTTTGGACGGCAGAGATTGTTTTGAAATGGGTTACATCCGGCCTGAACGCATGTGGTTTCTGAGAGATTCTCGAGGAAGGTGGACCGTCTCAGAGAGAGAGGATTGGCGTCAATTGAATGAGCGGTATGGTCGTCAGCTCGGAACTGTGGATGCCATTCTGCGCACCAAAGGCcccttcaacatcaacataTGCTCAGCTGGGCTTGAGCACATAGCTGTGCAAATCAGTCGTAATTTTCTACAATATTTCGCTGCAGACTCCCAACTATCACGGCAATGCGGCTCCCTGATTTACCCCGACAACAATCAGAACCGTGTTGTCGATAGCGGGAATGTTGTCACACTCGCCCTGGGCAACGAACTACCTTCATCGAAGCTTAAATTATTTCCGATTCGCATACAGGGCCAAGGTCTCAGTCTCTTCCAGGGCTGTTGCTGGCCTCGGGCAGACACAGAAGCAAGCCCTCAGTCCAGCTTGAATCGAGAGTGTAATGAATATGAATTCCCCTTCGAGCGAGGCATGGGcgccctcttcctccgcccTTTGGAGAATGAGAGACTCGAGCTTGTTGTTTGGGGAGCAGACTTGTCTGGTCTCGAGCAAGCTGCACGCTTTGTACCTACCCTCACAGGTGTTGGGCAACCAGATTTTCTCATTCTTGGCGATAGTTGCCGTTGGCAGGGACATGCTGGAGCATACGCAGCTGGTTTTTTCGATAGATCTTGGCAGATATCGTCCGGGTCTTATATTCGCATAGATGCCAGCGTGAATGAGCAAAGATTAAGAAACGGTGCTTGA
- a CDS encoding Pumilio-family RNA binding repeat-containing protein, translated as MLEHLPTAYPSRSSEIKKLLAKLSPKPQSSPFKPVEDREILTKLSEQQALLEQQNHLLASTSASIEDHVDRDKNSAVKPLTSTLKASHATGNIDNACLAPTNTEMSEVLRLKKELLAANSKLALQEQELAQTRVIKHTLDQALGTPSEADFSGREVTEHTISHLQSVFNAPSSNFTQSHEGWNTHDDSQSDVSEALSTGTYSGARGFWFPQTQQVFGMHMNAQAGERAFGEHVSLSSNTFGPEANRFWTNPTASISMNGSFQPHRVLSGPSFGTCNSTTQYTEGSARYSPNSAQRCSVPHVNRAGPCFSAQNPSWEASFNTASPSNQLPRAPTTRPCSTYQQVGLYPIQPYQRPIGTSLSLTANEFTSSGASAVPWTTSPVGANTLQTYISPLEPLNYRRLLDKNVSCDWKYIVDKIICNNDQQASIFLQQKLKVGTAEQKYDIIEAITHQAYPLMVNRFGNFLVQRCFEHGTTEQVVAIANAIKGNTLSLSMDPFGCHVVQKAFDSVPEEHKAVMVHELLCRIPETVIHRYACHVWQKLFELRWSGEPPQIMAKVNEALQGMWHEVALGETGSLVVQNIFENCVEDEKRPAIEEVIAKIDVLAHGQFGNWCIQHICEHGAPQDKTRAIEHVLLWSVDYSMDQFASKIVEKCLKIGGSEFLDRYLSRVCTGRTERPRMPLIDIAGDQYGNYLIQWILMNAAPHQRELVASHIRYCLASLYLYQYNDAHAMIIGSTWFLCEAPNLVHAWQCFAATHPIPPVPDPGRACRSAVSAISTMTGIIW; from the exons ATGCTGGAGCATTTGCCCACTGCTTACCCAAGCAGAAGTTCCGAGATTAAAAAGCTATTAGCCAAGCTTTCGCCCAAGCCTCAATCTTCTCCTTTCAAGCCTGTTGAGGATCGAGAGATACTCACGAAGCTGTCCGAACAACAAGCCTTGCTTGAGCAACAGAACCATCTCCTGGCAAGCACCAGTGCTTCGATTGAGGATCATGTTGATCGCGACAAGAATTCTGCAGTGAAGCCACTCACTTCGACATTGAAAGCATCGCATGCCACCGGGAACATAGATAATGCTTGTCTTGCGCCCACAAATACTGAAATGTCTGAAGTGCTCCGCCTCAAGAAGGAACTGCTCGCTGCGAACTCTAAGCTGGCCCTCCAGGAGCAAGAACTCGCACAAACACGGGTTATCAAACATACTCTGGATCAAGCTCTTGGGACACCTTCTGAAGCTGACTTCAGCGGGCGTGAAGTCACCGAGCATACAATAAGCCATTTGCAAAGTGTCTTCAACGCGCCCAGCTCAAACTTCACGCAGTCGCATGAAGGATGGAATACTCATGACGATTCACAATCAGACGTCTCTGAAGCACTATCCACAGGCACGTACAGCGGGGCTCGAGGATTCTGGTTCCCCCAGACGCAGCAGGTATTCGGCATGCACATGAATGCTCAAGCTGGCGAAAGGGCCTTCGGTGAACATGTGTCTCTCTCAAGCAATACCTTTGGTCCAGAAGCCAACAGGTTCTGGACCAACCCAACTGCAAGTATTAGCATGAATGGCTCTTTTCAACCACATCGAGTTCTTTCGGGTCCCTCCTTCGGGACCTGTAATTCCACTACGCAATACACTGAGGGTTCAGCTCGGTATAGCCCAAATAGTGCCCAGCGATGCTCAGTACCCCATGTCAATCGTGCCGGCCCTTGCTTTTCAGCCCAGAATCCTTCGTGGGAAGCGTCGTTCAATACTGCATCCCCAAGCAACCAGCTTCCGCGAGCCCCTACGACTCGACCGTGCAGCACGTATCAGCAGGTGGGTTTATACCCAATCCAACCTTACCAAAGACCTATCGGAACCTCGCTTTCGCTCACAGCAAATGAATTTACTTCTTCTGGCGCAAGTGCGGTGCCCTGGACGACATCTCCG GTCGGCGCAAACACTTTGCAGACCTATATTTCTCCTCTTGAACCACTAAACTACCGTCGGCTCCTCGATAAAAATGTGTCTTGCGACTGGAAATATATAGTGGACAAAATTATCTGCAACAACGACCAGCAAGCCTCCATCTTTCTGCAACAAAAGCTCAAAGTTGGAACAGCTGAACAAAAATATGATATCATTGAAGCAATCACACATCAGGCGTATCCGCTCATGGTCAATCGTTTTGGTAACTTTCTTGTTCAACGTTGCTTCGAACATGGAACTACAGAACAAGTCGTTGCCATAGCAAACGCCATCAAGGGCAACACGCTGAGCCTTAGCATGGATCCATTCGGATGTCATGTGGTTCAAAAGGCTTTTGACAGTGTCCCGGAAGAACACAAGGCTGTCATGGTTCATGAGcttctttgcagaattcCAGAAACGGTTATTCATCGTTACGCATGTCATGTTTGGCAGAAGCTTTTCGAGCTGCGTTGGAGTGGGGAGCCTCCTCAGATTATGGCGAAAGTCAATGAAGCCCTACAAGGAATGTGGCATGAAGTTGCTTTGGGCGAAACCGGCAGTTTAGTAGTCCAGAACATTTTCGAGAACTGTGtagaggatgagaag CGTCCGGCTATTGAAGAAGTAATAGCAAAGATCGATGTGCTCGCCCATGGTCAATTCGGAAATTGGTGCATTCAACACATCTGTGAGCATGGTGCTCCTCAGGACAAGACACGAGCCATTGAACACGTTCTCCTTTGGTCAGTCGATTACAGTATGGATCAGTTTGCCTCTAAGATCGTTGAAAAATGTCTCAAGATAGGAGGCTCTGAATTTCTGGATCGCTACCTCTCTCGAGTCTGCACTGGCCGTACTGAGAGACCCAGAATGCCCTTGATCGATA TTGCTGGAGATCAATATGGGAACTATCTCATCCAGTGGATCTTGATGAATGCTGCACCTCATCAGCGTGAATTGGTCGCAAGCCACATTCGGTATTGCCTTGCCTCTCTGTACCTTTACCAATATAACGATGCTCATGCGATGATCATAGGAAGCACATGGTTTCTTTGCGAGGCTCCAAATTTGGTTCACGCGTGGCAATGCTTTGCTGCAACCCATCCCATACCACCCGTCCCGGACCCGGGGCGGGCATGCAGATCGGCCGTTTCAGCAATCTCAACGATGACCGGTATCATCTGGTAG
- a CDS encoding M1 family metallopeptidase → MWGRRCCITSTTRCAGVIPEATRCHHFVSYRPIRPVPLLRPSFPSSGSSRGVSSSRFYLPCTFLRHLIKPNLSKSFVRHCSFDVRAMAMADRDTLPDAVKPVHYHVSLYDLELGGAWGYKGTVKIDSTVTRPTKEVVLNCKEIEVHKAEILGKDGTESAKASKITYDKKSERVSFIFSQEISPSDIVLSIGFTGTMNNAMAGFYRSKYKPAVQPTADTPKEGDFYYMLSTQFESCDARRAFPCFDEPNLKSTFDFEIEVPKGQTALSNMPIKSERDGSKPDLKFVSFERTPVMSTYLLAWAVGDFEYVEAMTQRKYSGKSIPVRVYTTKGLKEQARFALECAHRTVDYFSEVFEIEYPLPKADLLAVHEFAMGAMENWGLVTYRTTAVLFEEGKSDTRYKNRIAYVVAHELAHQWFGNLVTMDWWNELWLNEGFATWVGWLAVDHFYPEWNVWSQFVAEGVQQAFQLDSLRASHPIEVPVRNALEVDQIFDHISYLKGSSVIRMLSDHLGQETFLRGVADYLKKHAYGNATTNDLWSALSQASNQDVHKFMDPWIRKIGFPVLTVAEEPGQISIRQNRFLSTGDAKPEEDETTWWIPLGIKSGPRLADVNTRALVSKSDTIAGVGQDSFYKINKDLSGFYRTNYPADRLAKLGQSLDLLSTEDKIGLIGDAAALAVSGEGTSAALLTLLEGFKREENYLVWSQISSSVANLRSVFSQNDSVAAGLKKFTLALASPAAEKIGWEFKADEDYLTVQLRKLLIGMAGFAGHESIVTEAKQRFDLWASGKDKSAVHTNLRSAIFGITIAEGGRDKYDSVKEEYIKTDSVDGKEICLAALGRVTDADLVYDYLDFVFSDKVAIQDVHNGAVALAANSKVRHLLWEYMKRNWDAVEARLSANNVVFERFVRMGLSKFADHNIGADIASFFKDKDTSPYDRALVIVADSIRTNANYKERDERLVLEWLQSHGYA, encoded by the exons ATGTGGGGGAGAAGGTGTTGCATCACGTCCACCACCAGATGTGCTGGCGTAATCCCTGAAGCAACCCGCTGTCATCATTTTGTTAGCTATCGACCCATCCGGCCAGTGCCTCTCCTCCGCCcctccttcccctcttctggttcttctcgtggggtttcttcttctcgcttTTATCTTCCTTGCACATTTCTACGTCACCTCATCAAACCTAATCTTTCAAAATCCTTCGTAAGGCACTGTTCATTTGACGTACGCGCGATGGCAATGGCGGATAGAGATACACTTCCTGACGC GGTTAAACCAGTGCACTACCATGTGTCCTTATATGATCTCGAGCTTGGTGGTGCCTGGGGCTACAAGGGTACTGTTAAGATAGATTCCACAGTCACCCGGCCCACCAAGGAAGTTGTGCTCAATtgcaaggagatcgaggTTCATAAAGCAGAAATTTTGGGAAAAGATG GTACGGAATCCGCGAAGGCGTCTAAAATCACGTATGACAAAAAGTCAGAGCGAGTGTCTTTTATTTTCTCTCAAGAAATATCGCCTTCAGACATTGTGCTATCTATTGGCTTCACCGGCACTATGAACAATGCCATGGCTGGTTTCTACCGCTCAAAGTACAAACCTGCCGTGCAGCCCACGGCTGATACACCCAAAGAAGGTGACTTCTACTACATGCTTAGTACTCAATTTGAGTCCTGTGACGCACGAAGAGCCTTCCCTTGCTTTGATGAACCAAATCTTAAGTCCACTTTCGACTTTGAGATTGAGGTTCCCAAAGGCCAAACTGCCTTGAGTAATATGCCGATCAAGTCAGAACGAGACGGTAGTAAGCCCGACCTCAAGTTTGTGTCCTTTGAAAGGACCCCAGTCATGAGCACCTAT CTTTTGGCATGGGCTGTTGGTGATTTTGAGTACGTTGAAGCTATGACTCAACGCAAATACAGCGGAAAGAGCATACCAGTCCGTGTCTACACTACGAAAGGGCTCAAAGAACAGGCACGCTTTGCCTTGGAATGTGCTCATCGCACCGTCGATTATTTCTCGGAAGTATTCGAAATTGAATATCCTTTGCCCAAGgctgatcttcttgccgttcATGAGTTT GCCATGGGTGCCATGGAGAATTGGGGTCTGGTCACATATCGTACGACCGCAGTTCTATTCGAAGAGGGAAAATCCGACACCCGCTACAAGAACCGCATAGCATACGTCGTCGCTCATG AATTGGCCCACCAGTGGTTTGGCAATCTTGTGACTATGGACTGGTGGAACGAGCTTTGGCTGAACGAAGGCTTTGCAACCTGGGTTGGCTGGTTGGCTGTTGATCATTTTTATCCCG AATGGAACGTTTGGTCTCAGTTTGTC GCTGAAGGGGTGCAACAAGCGTTTCAGCTCGATTCCTTGCGCGCATCTCACCCCATTGAAGTCCCCGTAAGGAACGCTCTAGAAGTAGACCAGATTTTTGACCATATCAGCTATCTGAAGGGAAGCTCGGTAATTCGCATGCTGAGTGATCATCTTGGTCAAGAAACTTTCCTCCGTGGTGTGGCCGACTACTTGAAGAAGCATGCGTATG GTAATGCTACTACAAATGATCTATGGTCTGCCCTCAGTCAAGCTTCCAACCAGGATGTTCATAAATTCATG GATCCGTGGATCCGAAAGATTGGCTTTCCTGTTCTCACCGTGGCAGAAGAGCCAGGGCAAATCAGCATTCGCCAGAACAGGTTTCTTTCAACTGGGGACGCCAAGcctgaagaggacgagaCGACATGGTGGATTCCGCTAGGCATCAAATCAGGACCCCGGCTGGCCGACGTAAATACACGCGCTCTTGTCTCGAAATCCGACACTATTGCGGGCGTCGGTCAAGATTCATTCTACAAAATCAACAAAGATCTGTCAGGCTTCTACCGCACGAATTATCCTGCCGACCGTCTAGCGAAGCTGGGCCAATCTTTGGACCTGTTAAGTACCGAAGATAAGATTGGCCTCAtcggtgatgctgctgctctcgctGTATCCGGAGAGGGAACTAGTGCTGCAttattaactctactggaAGGATTTAAGAGGGAGGAAAACTACTT GGTTTGGTCACAGATTTCGTCTTCTGTCGCAAATCTGCGCTCTGTCTTTTCGCAGAATGACTCAGTAGCTGCGGGATTGAAGAAATTCACACTCGCATTGGCATCTCCCGCCGCCGAAAAGATAGGCTGGGAATTCAAGGCCGACGAAGATTATCTCACTGTGCAGCTTCGTAAGCTTCTAATCGGCATGGCTGGGTTTGCGGGTCATGAAAG CATCGTTACTGAAGCGAAACAGCGTTTCGATCTTTGGGCTTCAGGCAAGGACAAGAGCGCAGTGCACACGAACCTGCGCTCGGCAATCTTTGGTATCACGATAGCTGAAGGTGGACGCGACAAATATGATTCCGTCAAGGAAGAGTATATCAAGACCGACTCGGTCGATGGCAAGGAGATTTGCCTCGCCGCGCTTGGGCGTGTCACAGATGCTGATCTCGTCTACGACTATCTGGACTTTGTTTTCTCTGACAAAGTGGCAATCCAGGATGTGCACAATGGTGCAGTGGCTTTGGCTGCTAACTCTAAAGTCCGCCATCTTCTGTGGGAGTACATGAAGAGAAATTGGGATGCCGTTGAAGCCCGACTTTCGGCGAACAACGTCGTCTTCGAGCGCTTTGTGCGA